One region of Streptomyces sp. NBC_00442 genomic DNA includes:
- the alaS gene encoding alanine--tRNA ligase, translated as MESAEIRRRWLSFFEERGHTVVPSASLIADDPTLLLVNAGMVPFKPYFLGETKPPAPRATSVQKCVRTPDIEEVGKTTRHGTFFQMCGNFSFGDYFKEGAIKYAWELLTGSVADGGYGLEAEKLWITVYLDDDEAETIWRDVIGVPAERIQRLGKKDNFWSMGVPGPCGPCSEINYDRGPEFGVEGGPAVNDERYVEIWNLVFMQYERGAGENKEDFPILGDLPSKNIDTGLGLERLAMILQGVQNMYETDTLRVVMDKATELTGVRYGDQHTSDVSMRVVADHIRTSVMLIGDGVTPGNEGRGYVLRRIMRRAIRNMRLMGATGPVVRDLIDVVIKTMGQQYPELVTDRKRIETVALAEEAAFLKALRGGTNILDTAITETKATGGTVLAGDKAFLLHDTWGFPIDLTLEMAAEQGLSVDEDGFRRLMKQQRDQAKADARAKKTGHADLSAYREVADASGATDFTGYTSTENESTIVGLLVDGVPSPAATEGDEVEVVLDRSPFYAEGGGQLADQGRIKLDSGAVIEVRDVQKPVPGVHVHKGVVQVGEVTVGASAYAAIDTRRRRAIARAHSATHLTHQALRDALGPTAAQAGSENSPGRFRFDFGSPAAVPGTVLTDVEQKINEVLARELDVQAEVMSIDEAKKQGAIAEFGEKYGERVRVVTIGDFSKELCGGTHVHNTAQLGLVKLLGESSIGSGVRRIEALVGVDAYNFLAREHTVVAQLQELVKGRSEELPEKISTMLGKLKDAEKEIEKFRAEKVLQAAAGLVDSAKDVRGTALVTGQVPDGTSADDLRKLVLDVRGRIQGDRPAVVALFTTANGRPVTVIATNEAARERGLKAGELVRTAAKTLGGGGGGKPDVAQGGGQNPGAIGDAIDAVERQVAESA; from the coding sequence ATGGAGTCGGCCGAGATTCGCCGCCGCTGGCTGAGCTTCTTCGAGGAGCGCGGGCACACCGTCGTCCCTTCGGCGTCGCTCATCGCGGACGACCCGACTCTGCTGCTCGTCAACGCGGGCATGGTCCCCTTCAAGCCGTACTTCCTCGGTGAGACCAAGCCGCCCGCCCCGCGCGCCACCAGCGTGCAGAAGTGCGTGCGCACGCCGGACATCGAAGAGGTCGGCAAGACCACCCGGCACGGCACGTTCTTCCAGATGTGCGGCAACTTCTCCTTCGGGGACTACTTCAAGGAAGGCGCCATCAAGTACGCCTGGGAGCTGCTCACCGGCTCCGTGGCGGACGGCGGCTACGGCCTGGAGGCCGAGAAGCTCTGGATCACCGTCTACCTCGACGACGACGAGGCCGAGACGATCTGGCGCGACGTGATCGGCGTGCCCGCCGAGCGCATCCAGCGCCTGGGCAAGAAGGACAACTTCTGGTCCATGGGCGTGCCCGGACCGTGCGGGCCCTGCTCCGAGATCAACTACGACCGCGGCCCCGAATTCGGCGTCGAGGGCGGCCCGGCCGTCAACGACGAGCGGTACGTGGAGATCTGGAACCTGGTCTTCATGCAGTACGAGCGCGGCGCCGGCGAGAACAAGGAGGACTTCCCGATCCTCGGGGACCTGCCCTCCAAGAACATCGACACCGGCCTGGGTCTCGAACGCCTCGCGATGATCCTGCAGGGCGTGCAGAACATGTACGAGACCGACACCCTGCGCGTCGTCATGGACAAGGCCACCGAGCTGACCGGCGTGCGCTACGGCGACCAGCACACGTCCGACGTCTCGATGCGTGTGGTCGCCGACCACATCCGCACGTCCGTGATGCTCATCGGCGACGGTGTGACGCCGGGCAACGAGGGCCGCGGCTATGTGCTGCGCCGCATCATGCGCCGCGCCATCCGCAACATGCGCCTCATGGGCGCCACCGGTCCGGTCGTGCGGGACCTGATCGACGTCGTGATCAAGACGATGGGCCAGCAGTACCCCGAGCTCGTCACCGACCGCAAGCGCATCGAGACGGTCGCCCTCGCCGAAGAGGCCGCCTTCCTCAAGGCACTGCGCGGCGGCACCAACATCCTGGACACCGCCATCACCGAGACCAAGGCCACCGGTGGCACGGTCCTGGCCGGCGACAAGGCGTTCCTGCTCCACGACACCTGGGGCTTCCCCATCGACCTCACCCTGGAAATGGCCGCCGAACAGGGCCTCTCCGTGGACGAGGACGGCTTCCGCCGCCTGATGAAGCAGCAGCGCGACCAGGCGAAGGCGGATGCCCGCGCCAAGAAGACCGGTCACGCCGACCTGTCCGCCTACCGCGAGGTGGCCGACGCCTCCGGCGCCACCGACTTCACCGGATACACCTCCACCGAGAACGAGTCGACCATCGTCGGCCTGCTCGTCGACGGTGTGCCCTCGCCCGCCGCGACCGAGGGCGACGAGGTCGAGGTCGTCCTCGACCGCAGCCCGTTCTACGCCGAGGGCGGCGGCCAGCTCGCCGACCAGGGCCGCATCAAACTCGACAGCGGCGCGGTCATCGAGGTCCGCGACGTGCAGAAGCCGGTTCCCGGCGTCCACGTGCACAAGGGTGTCGTCCAGGTCGGCGAGGTGACCGTCGGCGCGTCCGCGTACGCCGCCATCGACACCAGGCGTCGCCGCGCGATCGCCCGTGCCCACTCCGCGACGCACCTCACGCACCAGGCGCTGCGCGACGCGCTCGGCCCGACGGCGGCCCAGGCCGGCTCCGAGAACTCGCCGGGCCGCTTCCGCTTCGACTTCGGTTCGCCCGCCGCCGTTCCCGGCACGGTCCTCACTGACGTCGAGCAGAAGATCAACGAGGTCCTCGCCCGCGAGCTCGACGTGCAGGCCGAGGTCATGTCGATCGACGAGGCCAAGAAGCAGGGCGCCATCGCCGAGTTCGGCGAGAAGTACGGCGAGCGGGTCCGCGTCGTCACCATCGGCGACTTCTCCAAGGAGCTGTGCGGCGGCACCCACGTCCACAACACCGCCCAGCTCGGCCTGGTCAAGCTGCTCGGCGAGTCGTCCATCGGCTCCGGTGTGCGCCGCATCGAAGCCCTGGTCGGCGTCGACGCGTACAACTTCCTGGCGCGCGAGCACACGGTCGTCGCCCAGCTCCAGGAGCTGGTCAAGGGCCGTTCCGAAGAGCTGCCGGAGAAGATCTCGACCATGCTCGGCAAGCTGAAGGACGCCGAGAAGGAGATCGAGAAGTTCCGCGCGGAGAAGGTGCTCCAGGCCGCGGCCGGTCTCGTCGACTCCGCGAAGGACGTCCGCGGCACCGCTCTCGTCACCGGCCAGGTCCCCGACGGCACCTCCGCGGACGACCTGCGCAAGTTGGTCCTCGACGTGCGCGGCCGCATCCAGGGCGACCGCCCGGCGGTGGTCGCGCTGTTCACCACGGCCAACGGCCGCCCGGTCACCGTCATCGCCACCAACGAGGCCGCCCGCGAGCGCGGTCTCAAGGCCGGCGAGCTGGTCCGCACCGCCGCGAAGACCCTCGGCGGCGGGGGCGGCGGCAAGCCGGACGTCGCCCAGGGCGGCGGCCAGAACCCGGGCGCGATCGGCGACGCCATCGACGCCGTCGAGCGCCAGGTCGCCGAGTCCGCG
- a CDS encoding DUF948 domain-containing protein, with amino-acid sequence MSGGEVAGILVAVFWAILVSFLAVVLVRLAQTLKATTRLVADVTDQAIPLLADASTAVRSAQTQLARVDAIASDVQEVTSNASALSTTVASTFGGPLVKVAAFGYGVRRALGRKGAEPADPQARQGRRTVIVGRTVPSARRSKRKG; translated from the coding sequence GTGTCCGGTGGTGAGGTGGCCGGGATCCTGGTGGCCGTCTTCTGGGCGATCCTGGTGTCCTTCCTCGCGGTCGTTCTCGTGAGGCTGGCCCAGACGCTGAAGGCGACGACCCGCCTGGTCGCGGACGTGACCGACCAGGCGATCCCCCTGCTCGCGGACGCCTCCACCGCGGTGCGCTCCGCCCAGACCCAGCTGGCCCGGGTCGACGCCATCGCCTCGGACGTCCAAGAGGTCACCTCCAACGCGTCCGCGCTGTCCACCACCGTCGCCTCCACCTTCGGGGGGCCGCTGGTGAAGGTGGCCGCCTTCGGATACGGAGTGCGCCGCGCGCTCGGCCGCAAGGGCGCCGAACCCGCCGACCCGCAGGCTCGGCAGGGCCGGCGAACCGTGATCGTCGGGCGGACCGTGCCGTCCGCACGGCGCTCCAAGCGAAAGGGCTGA
- a CDS encoding DUF6167 family protein — MFRRTFWFTAGAAAGVWATTKVNRKLKQLTPESLAARTADKAVEAGHRLKDFALDIKSGMAQREAELNDVLGIGESEVRELPAQRRLVAIETAQERYSKQQYPKHSYNRNEDH; from the coding sequence ATGTTCCGCCGTACGTTCTGGTTCACCGCGGGCGCGGCCGCCGGAGTCTGGGCCACCACCAAGGTCAACCGGAAGCTGAAACAACTGACGCCCGAGAGCCTGGCCGCGCGCACCGCCGACAAGGCGGTCGAGGCCGGCCACCGGCTCAAGGACTTCGCCCTCGACATCAAGTCCGGCATGGCGCAGCGCGAGGCCGAACTCAACGACGTCCTGGGCATCGGCGAGAGCGAGGTGCGCGAACTCCCCGCGCAGCGCCGCCTCGTCGCGATCGAAACCGCGCAAGAGCGGTACAGCAAGCAGCAGTACCCCAAGCATTCGTACAACCGGAATGAGGACCACTGA
- a CDS encoding vitamin K epoxide reductase family protein produces MTTTLDDVSSDSGHREVSSEGAIGGSRAFAWLLVITGAAGVLAAWVITLDKFKLLENPNFVPGCSLNPVVSCGNIMKSHQAAAFGFPNPMLGLVTYGIVVCVGMSILAGGRFRRWYWLTFNAGTLFGVCFVSWLQFQSLYRINSLCLWCCLAWVATILMFWYVTSFNLRKGLLPAPRWAKNFLSEFTWVLPVLHIGIIGMLILTRWWDFWTS; encoded by the coding sequence GAGCAGCGAGGGTGCGATCGGCGGCAGCCGGGCCTTCGCGTGGCTGCTCGTGATCACCGGCGCCGCCGGTGTGCTGGCGGCCTGGGTGATCACGCTCGACAAGTTCAAGCTCCTGGAGAACCCGAACTTCGTGCCGGGGTGCAGCCTCAACCCGGTCGTGTCCTGCGGCAACATCATGAAGAGCCACCAGGCGGCGGCCTTCGGCTTCCCGAACCCGATGCTGGGTCTGGTGACCTACGGCATCGTCGTCTGCGTCGGCATGAGCATCCTGGCCGGCGGCCGTTTCCGCCGCTGGTACTGGCTGACCTTCAACGCGGGCACCCTGTTCGGCGTCTGCTTCGTCAGCTGGCTCCAGTTCCAGTCGCTGTACCGCATCAACTCGCTCTGCCTGTGGTGCTGCCTGGCGTGGGTCGCCACGATCCTGATGTTCTGGTACGTGACGTCGTTCAACCTCCGCAAGGGCCTGCTGCCGGCGCCGCGCTGGGCCAAGAACTTCCTCTCCGAGTTCACCTGGGTGCTGCCCGTGCTGCACATCGGGATCATCGGCATGCTGATCCTGACGCGCTGGTGGGACTTCTGGACCAGCTGA
- a CDS encoding replication-associated recombination protein A, producing MEPDLFTAAAEDRQEKDPAGSPLAVRMRPRVLDEVVGQQHLLKQGSPLRRLVGEGAGGPAGPSSVILWGPPGTGKTTLAYVVSKATNKRFVELSAITAGVKEVRAVIDGARRAIGGFGKETVLFLDEIHRFSKAQQDSLLPAVENRWVTLIAATTENPYFSVISPLLSRSLLLTLEPLTDDDLRALIQRALVEERGLGSAVTLPSDAEAHLLRIAGGDARRALTALEAAAGSALAKSEQEITLQTVEETVDRAAVTYDKGGDQHYDVASALIKSIRGSDVDAALHYLARMIEAGEDPRFIARRLIISASEDIGLADPTALPTAVAAAQAVALIGFPEAALTLSHATIALALAPKSNSATTAIAAAMEDVRKGLAGPVPPHLRDGHYKGAAKLGHAQGYVYPHDVPGAIAPQQYAPDAVADRRYYEPTRYGAEARYADVVEKVRERLGRAGE from the coding sequence GTGGAACCCGATCTCTTCACCGCAGCCGCAGAGGACCGCCAAGAGAAAGACCCGGCGGGCAGCCCCCTGGCCGTACGGATGCGCCCGCGCGTCCTGGACGAGGTGGTCGGCCAGCAGCACCTCCTGAAGCAGGGTTCGCCGCTGCGGCGGCTGGTGGGGGAGGGCGCGGGCGGCCCGGCAGGACCGTCCTCGGTGATCCTCTGGGGCCCGCCGGGCACGGGCAAGACGACGCTGGCGTACGTGGTGTCCAAGGCCACGAACAAGCGGTTCGTCGAGCTCTCGGCGATCACTGCCGGGGTCAAGGAGGTCCGCGCGGTCATCGACGGCGCGCGTCGCGCCATCGGAGGCTTCGGCAAGGAGACCGTCCTCTTCCTCGACGAGATCCACCGCTTCTCCAAGGCCCAGCAGGACTCCCTGCTCCCGGCGGTCGAGAACCGCTGGGTCACGCTGATCGCGGCGACGACGGAGAACCCGTACTTCTCGGTGATCTCCCCCCTGCTCTCCCGCTCCCTGCTGCTCACGCTCGAACCGCTCACCGACGACGACCTGCGGGCCCTGATCCAGCGGGCGCTCGTGGAGGAGCGAGGCCTGGGCTCGGCGGTCACCCTTCCCTCGGACGCCGAGGCGCATCTGCTGCGCATCGCGGGCGGCGACGCGCGCCGCGCGCTGACCGCCCTCGAGGCGGCGGCCGGTTCGGCCCTCGCCAAATCGGAGCAGGAGATCACGCTCCAGACGGTCGAGGAGACCGTCGACCGGGCGGCCGTGACGTACGACAAGGGCGGCGACCAGCACTACGACGTGGCGAGCGCGCTGATCAAGTCGATCCGCGGCTCCGACGTCGACGCGGCGCTGCACTACCTGGCCCGCATGATCGAAGCCGGCGAGGACCCGCGCTTCATCGCGCGCCGCCTCATCATCTCCGCGAGCGAGGACATCGGCCTGGCCGATCCGACCGCGCTGCCGACGGCGGTCGCCGCGGCGCAGGCGGTGGCCCTCATTGGGTTCCCCGAGGCCGCCCTGACCCTCAGCCACGCCACGATCGCGCTGGCCCTCGCCCCGAAGTCCAACTCCGCGACGACGGCGATCGCCGCCGCGATGGAGGACGTCCGCAAGGGCCTGGCGGGCCCCGTCCCGCCCCATCTGCGGGACGGTCACTACAAGGGCGCGGCCAAGCTGGGCCATGCCCAGGGCTATGTCTATCCGCACGACGTGCCGGGCGCCATCGCGCCCCAGCAGTACGCCCCGGACGCGGTGGCGGACAGGCGCTACTACGAGCCGACGCGCTACGGGGCGGAGGCGCGGTACGCGGACGTGGTGGAGAAGGTGCGGGAGCGCCTGGGCCGGGCCGGCGAGTAG
- the rpsD gene encoding 30S ribosomal protein S4, protein MPNQSRPKVKKSRALGIALTPKAVKYFEARPYPPGEHGRGRKQNSDYKVRLLEKQRLRAQYDISERQMARAYDRAKKAEGKTGEALVVELERRLDALVLRSGIARTIYQARQMVVHGHIQVNGGKVDKPSFRVRPDDVVTVRERSREKVPFQVAREGGYAGEGETPRYLQVNLKALAFRLDRDPNRKEIPVICDEQLVVEYYAR, encoded by the coding sequence GTGCCTAACCAGTCGCGTCCCAAGGTCAAGAAGTCCCGTGCGCTCGGCATCGCGCTGACGCCGAAGGCCGTCAAGTACTTCGAGGCCCGCCCCTACCCGCCGGGCGAGCACGGCCGTGGCCGCAAGCAGAACTCGGACTACAAGGTCCGTCTGCTCGAGAAGCAGCGTCTGCGCGCCCAGTACGACATCAGCGAGCGCCAGATGGCGCGCGCCTACGACCGCGCCAAGAAGGCCGAAGGCAAGACGGGCGAGGCGCTGGTCGTCGAGCTCGAGCGCCGCCTCGACGCGCTGGTCCTGCGTTCGGGCATCGCCCGCACCATCTACCAGGCCCGCCAGATGGTCGTGCACGGTCACATCCAGGTCAACGGTGGCAAGGTCGACAAGCCGTCGTTCCGCGTCCGTCCCGACGACGTCGTGACGGTCCGCGAGCGCAGCCGCGAGAAGGTCCCCTTCCAGGTCGCCCGCGAGGGTGGCTACGCCGGCGAGGGCGAGACCCCGCGCTACCTCCAGGTGAACCTGAAGGCCCTGGCCTTCCGCCTGGACCGCGACCCGAACCGCAAGGAAATCCCGGTCATCTGCGACGAGCAGCTCGTCGTCGAGTACTACGCCCGCTGA
- a CDS encoding ATP-binding protein, whose amino-acid sequence MRSHLPAELNRFVGRDRDLARLDRLLRDARMVTVTGVGGVGKTRLALRAAATAAEQERYCDGVRLVELSCLNDPGLLDHAVVEALGLADRTARAPRHLLLDHLAERELLLVVDGFEQLVDACAELVRELMRGCPGLRVLAAGRLPLRIDGEQVFTLAPLDDADALALFAERAAAARAGERPAEGHETAAAELCRRLDGIPLALELAAGRLGALSVEQLLRRLDDRFRLLTGGGRGALPRHRTLRTTIGWSHELCTAAQRLLWARLSVFAGTFDLEAVEYICVGADLPQEEVLDVLGELIDQSLVVREDGAGGVRYRLLDTVREYGAEWLAETGDAERLHRRHRDWYLGLATWCELDWFSPRQTEVATRVEGELPNLRAAMEFSLTSPEDTHLAQYLAGTLWFCWVGCGRLAEGRHWLTQVLDAESEHDSSRLKALWVLGYVAVLQGDAVAAIAALQECREEAELRGDVVAAAYAVHRSGCLALVTDDMPRAEELLRAALAGYEEVGELNSNVLMGQVEMAMAVGFRGRLDEAVAVCEQVVEVCDDHGERWTRAYAQYVLGYAAWVGGDPDGARRLLRETLSVSHAFHDLVGTVLTLEMLALVAVDTGDPVEAAVLQGAAERIWPSVGLPLFGSAYFYAAHVLCEERTRERLGDRAYEEHRRRGSRIEAGTAVARALGSGQEADGARELAPHQEAQPHDGTQPHDGAGHAEARRLPLRVERGDGGLKR is encoded by the coding sequence ATGCGCTCCCATCTGCCCGCAGAGTTGAACCGCTTCGTCGGGCGAGACCGAGACCTGGCCCGTCTCGACCGTCTGCTCCGCGATGCGCGCATGGTGACGGTGACCGGCGTCGGCGGCGTCGGCAAGACCCGGCTCGCGCTGCGGGCGGCGGCCACCGCGGCCGAGCAGGAACGGTACTGCGACGGCGTCCGGCTGGTCGAGCTGTCCTGTCTCAACGATCCCGGGCTGCTCGACCATGCCGTCGTCGAGGCCCTCGGTCTCGCCGACCGCACGGCGCGAGCTCCGCGCCATCTGCTGCTCGACCATCTCGCGGAGCGCGAACTCCTGCTGGTGGTCGACGGGTTCGAGCAGTTGGTGGACGCCTGCGCCGAGCTCGTGCGGGAACTCATGCGCGGCTGCCCGGGTTTGCGGGTGCTCGCCGCGGGGCGGCTGCCGCTGCGGATCGACGGCGAGCAGGTGTTCACGCTGGCCCCGCTGGACGACGCGGACGCGCTGGCGCTTTTCGCCGAGCGCGCGGCGGCCGCGCGGGCCGGCGAGCGGCCGGCCGAGGGTCACGAGACGGCGGCCGCCGAGCTGTGCCGCCGGCTCGACGGGATCCCGCTCGCCCTCGAACTGGCGGCGGGCCGGCTCGGCGCGCTCTCGGTGGAGCAGCTCCTTCGCCGTCTCGACGACCGGTTCCGGCTGCTCACGGGCGGCGGGCGGGGCGCGCTCCCCCGCCACCGGACGCTGCGGACGACCATCGGCTGGAGCCATGAGCTGTGCACGGCGGCGCAGCGACTGCTGTGGGCGCGGCTCTCGGTGTTCGCGGGCACCTTCGATCTGGAGGCCGTCGAGTACATCTGCGTGGGCGCCGATCTTCCGCAGGAGGAGGTGCTCGACGTGCTCGGCGAGCTGATCGACCAGTCGCTCGTGGTGCGTGAGGACGGCGCGGGCGGCGTGCGCTACCGCCTGCTGGACACGGTCCGCGAGTACGGCGCCGAGTGGCTTGCCGAGACGGGGGACGCCGAGCGTCTCCACCGACGTCATCGCGACTGGTACCTGGGGCTCGCCACCTGGTGCGAGCTGGACTGGTTCAGTCCCCGCCAGACCGAGGTCGCGACCCGGGTGGAGGGCGAACTGCCCAATCTGCGGGCCGCGATGGAGTTCTCGCTGACCTCGCCCGAGGACACGCACCTGGCCCAGTATCTGGCGGGCACGCTGTGGTTCTGCTGGGTCGGCTGCGGGCGGCTGGCGGAGGGACGGCACTGGCTGACGCAGGTCCTGGACGCCGAGAGCGAGCACGACAGTTCGCGCCTGAAGGCCTTGTGGGTGCTCGGCTATGTGGCGGTGCTCCAGGGCGACGCGGTGGCGGCGATCGCCGCGTTGCAGGAGTGCCGCGAGGAGGCCGAGCTGCGCGGCGACGTGGTGGCGGCGGCGTACGCCGTGCACCGCTCGGGGTGTCTGGCCCTGGTCACCGACGACATGCCGCGCGCCGAGGAGCTGCTGCGTGCCGCGCTCGCCGGGTACGAGGAGGTCGGGGAGCTCAACAGCAATGTGCTGATGGGCCAGGTCGAGATGGCGATGGCGGTGGGGTTCCGGGGCCGGCTCGACGAGGCGGTGGCGGTGTGCGAGCAGGTCGTGGAGGTGTGCGACGACCACGGGGAGCGCTGGACCCGCGCCTATGCGCAGTACGTCCTCGGCTACGCGGCCTGGGTGGGCGGCGACCCGGACGGGGCGCGCCGGCTGCTGCGGGAGACCCTCTCCGTGAGCCATGCCTTCCACGACCTGGTGGGCACGGTGCTCACCCTGGAGATGCTGGCGCTCGTCGCCGTGGACACCGGGGATCCGGTGGAGGCGGCCGTGCTCCAGGGCGCGGCCGAGCGGATCTGGCCGTCGGTGGGCCTGCCCCTGTTCGGCTCGGCCTACTTCTACGCCGCGCACGTGCTGTGCGAGGAGCGTACGAGGGAGCGCCTGGGCGACCGGGCGTACGAGGAGCACCGGCGCCGGGGCTCGCGGATCGAGGCGGGGACGGCGGTGGCGCGTGCGCTGGGGAGCGGCCAGGAGGCCGACGGGGCACGGGAGTTGGCGCCGCACCAGGAGGCGCAGCCGCACGACGGGACGCAGCCGCACGACGGGGCCGGACATGCGGAAGCCCGCCGCCTCCCGCTCCGTGTGGAGCGGGGGGACGGCGGGCTGAAGCGCTGA
- a CDS encoding DUF2470 domain-containing protein codes for MPSAAERTRTLVHSTCSAVLLVPGLTAARPEQLAADVRSVGPDGDVFLVLPADSPAVRAATHAQDDEVRAVLEITDVAPVSVPHRIRGRAWVSGWLTLVPGQAGPGRMMLRLEVGDACVDDLWGASSVDAEEFASAEPDPLVRHETELLQHLASAHGERVGLLCGLVEREDVARVTPLALDRFGLRVRFVRVDGHTFDARFDFPEPVHDITALRRALHRLFEVAAG; via the coding sequence ATGCCGTCAGCAGCCGAGCGCACACGAACTCTCGTACATAGTACCTGCTCGGCGGTGCTGCTCGTACCGGGCCTCACGGCGGCCCGCCCGGAGCAGCTCGCCGCCGACGTCCGCAGCGTCGGTCCCGACGGCGACGTCTTCCTCGTCCTCCCCGCCGATTCCCCGGCCGTACGGGCCGCCACGCACGCGCAGGACGACGAGGTGCGGGCGGTCCTGGAGATCACGGACGTGGCTCCGGTCTCCGTCCCCCACCGTATCCGGGGCCGCGCCTGGGTCTCCGGCTGGCTGACCCTGGTACCCGGCCAGGCGGGCCCCGGCCGCATGATGCTGCGCCTGGAAGTCGGCGACGCCTGCGTGGACGACCTGTGGGGCGCGAGCAGCGTGGACGCCGAGGAGTTCGCCTCGGCGGAGCCCGATCCGCTGGTACGGCACGAGACCGAACTGCTCCAGCATCTGGCCTCGGCGCACGGCGAGCGGGTGGGGCTGCTGTGCGGTCTTGTGGAGCGCGAGGACGTGGCACGCGTCACGCCGCTGGCGCTCGACCGGTTCGGTCTGCGTGTGCGCTTCGTCCGGGTCGACGGTCACACCTTCGACGCGCGCTTCGACTTCCCCGAGCCGGTGCACGACATCACGGCACTGCGCCGCGCCCTGCACCGGCTCTTCGAGGTGGCGGCCGGCTGA